In Palaemon carinicauda isolate YSFRI2023 chromosome 41, ASM3689809v2, whole genome shotgun sequence, the following are encoded in one genomic region:
- the LOC137632310 gene encoding fructose-bisphosphate aldolase-like has product MTTHFEYPDANLRHELKRIADAITAPGKGILAADESVATMGKRLSDIGVENSDDNRRKYRQLLFTTDKKLAENISGVILFHETVYQNHDDGTPFVKLIKDMGIIPGIKVDKGVVPLMGSEGETTTQGLDDLSQRCAQYKKDGCDFAKWRCVLKIGDNTPSHQSMLENANVLARYASICQMNGLVPIVEPEVLPDGVHDLERAQKVTEKVLAFVYKALSDHHVYLEGTLLKPNMVTAGQSCPTKFNAAQVAKATVQALSRTVPAAVPGIVFLSGGQSEEEATVHLDAINRCRVNKKPWALTFSYGRALQASVLKAWQGKDENIKLAQEELLRRARANGAAAQGMYEWGSCRGAAEDAGLFIKDHAY; this is encoded by the exons ATGACCACTCACTTCGAATACCCCGACGCCAACCTCCGCCATGAGCTGAAGAGGATAGCTGACGCCATCACTGCCCCAGGCAAGGGCATCTTGGCTGCTGACGAATCTGTGGCCACGATGGGCAAGCGCCTGTCTGACATTGGAGTCGAGAACTCCGATGATAACAGGCGCAAGTACCGCCAGCTTCTTTTCACCACCGACAAg AAATTAGCCGAAAACATCTCTGGCGTAATCCTCTTCCACGAAACCGTCTATCAGAACCATGACGATGGTACCCCCTTCGTCAAGCTCATCAAGGATATGGGTATCATTCCCGGCATCAAG GTAGACAAGGGTGTGGTGCCTTTGATGGGCTCTGAGGGCGAGACCACCACCCAGGGTCTCGATGATCTCTCCCAGCGTTGCGCCCAGTACAAGAAGGATGGCTGCGACTTCGCCAAGTGGCGTTGTGTCCTCAAAATCGGCGACAACACCCCCAGCCACCAGTCCATGCTTGAGAACGCCAACGTCCTTGCCCGCTACGCTTCCATCTGTCAGATGAATGGCCTCGTTCCCATTGTCGAACCTGAG GTACTTCCCGATGGTGTCCACGACCTGGAACGTGCCCAGAAGGTCACAGAGAAGGTCTTGGCCTTCGTCTACAAGGCCCTCAGCGACCACCACGTCTATCTCGAAGGTACCCTCCTCAAGCCTAACATGGTCACCGCTGGACAGTCATGCCCCACCAAGTTCAACGCCGCACAGGTTGCAAAG GCCACAGTACAAGCCCTGTCCCGTACAGTGCCAGCTGCTGTTCCTGGCATCGTCTTCCTGTCCGGTGGCCAGTCTGAGGAGGAAGCCACCGTTCACCTTGATGCCATCAACAGATGCAGGGTGAACAAGAAGCCCTGGGCCCTCACCTTCAGCTACGGCAGGGCTCTCCAGGCCTCCGTGCTCAAGGCTTGGCAGGGCAAGGATGAGAACATCAAGCTTGCCCAGGAGGAACTGCTCAGGAGGGCTAGG GCAAACGGCGCAGCTGCCCAGGGCATGTACGAATGGGGCTCCTGCAGGGGTGCCGCCGAGGACGCTGGCCTCTTCATCAAGGACCACGCTTATTAA